The genomic region CAGGATAGCTTTGACTGGCCGTATATAAATGAGCGGGCCAAGAAGCATAAGATAAAGCTGAGCGTGTGCAGGGACGGCAGCACTCCCATGTTTGGGCGGGGAGGCCTTCAGAAGAAAGTAAAGCTTGTGGGGCGGCTCAACATCGACCTTTTTCAGGCGGCCCAGAGGGACATGGACGGCGTAAAGGTAAAGACGCTCGAAAACGTGGCCGACTACCTGGGAGTGATGAATAAGGAGAAGCGTACCTACATCCCCGGAGGTGAAATCTATAGATACTGGGCTGACAGCAAAAGGCGAGACATCCTGATAAGGTATTCGAAGGACGACGTGGAGAGCACGTATGGGATAGCGGGGGAGCTGCTGCCGCTCCAGTTCGAGTTCGCCAGGATGGCACACGAGCCCGCCGACAACGTCTCAAGGATGGGCCGCGGCAGGCAGGTCGAGGCGTACCTCGCATACGTTGCCTATGAGTACGGCGAGCTCATCCCCTCGAAAGGAGGAGAGGTTGAAACGTATGTTGGAGGCTTCGTGTTTCCGCCTGTGAAGGGGATACACAGGAACGTTGCAGCCCTCGACTTCTCAGCCATGTACCCCTCCATAATGATCGCGTATAACATATCCCCTGATACGGTTTGTAAGGATTGTAAGGATGACTGCTATCCGCCCGCCCCTGAGGTGGGCCATTGCTTCAAGAAGGCCCCGGAAGGCTTCTTCACGCGCATCCTGAGGTCTCTGGTGGCTCACCGCGCCGCCCTCAAGAAGAAGCTCGCCCAGACGGACAGGAAGGACAAGAGCTACCGGATGCTCGATATACGGCAAAAAACGATCAAGATATTGACGAACGCCTTTTATGGCTATACGGGCTGGGCGCAGGCCAAGTGGTACCGCCGCGAGTGCGCCGAGGCCACGTCGGCATGGGGCCGATACTTCATAAAGAGGGCCAGCGAAATCGCGCAGTCGATGGGCATGGAGGTCCTGTATGGCGATACTGACTCGCTATTCGTAAAGCTCAAGGATGGCGGCGACCTCCATGCGGCTACGGGCGAGTTCATCAGAAAAGTCAAGGAAGAATTGCCCCTGGACATGGATGTGGACAACTTTTATAGGGTCATCTTTTTCACCGAGGCAAAAAAGCGGTATGCTGGCCTCACGAGCAAAGGTGAGATAGTAGTCAGGGGCCTGGAGGTGCGCAGGGGCGACTGGTGTGAGCTCGCCAAAGAGCTGCAGTCACAGGTCATCCGCATCATACTTGAAGAGGAGGACCCGGAGAAGGCCGTGAAGTTCGTCAAGGATACCATTAGCGAGGTTAGGGAAGGCAAGGTGCAGCTCGATAAGCTCGTCATCCACAAAACGCTTACCAAGGGCTTCGAGAGCTATGAGAGCGTGCAGGCGCACGTTAAGGCCGCGGAGCGGGCGCGTGAGCTGGAGCTTTCGGCGGCGGTTGGCAGCAAGATCAGCTACGTCATCGTGAAAGGCCCCGGCATAACGCTAGGCGACCGCGCATACCCCGTGGACATGTTTATCAAGTTCGAGAACGGCAAGCTGTACGCGAAGGATAAGGCATACGAGCTCGACGTGGACTATTATATAGATAAACAGATAATACCCACGGCTTTACGGATACTTGGCTATTTTGGCTATACTGAGGATGAGCTTAAAGGCAGGGGCGTCCAGGGCACGCTCGCCCAGTTTTTCTAGTTTACTTTCACGACGCTTTTGGCCATTCATTATATAGCCATTTGCCATCTTTTCCTTTGATGGGAGAGAAATGCTTCTCGCTGTCCGAGCGTATCAAGATACTGTCGGCGGGCACTAAGTACGATAGCTGCAACCAGACCGTCGTGTGCCATACCTTTACGCCAGATGGGCGCTGTATTCAGCTTTATAAGACTCTGATGACCAACCGGTGTCTGGGCGAGTGCCTCTACTGCCCCAACAGGTGTGGCCGTGAAGTCGCCCGCACGTCGCTGGCTCCCGATGAGATCGCCCGCATCACCTGGGACCTCTACCGCCGCAACGCTATCGAGGGGTTGTTCTTATCATCCGGGATCGTCGGCGACCCTGAAAAGACCACGCAAAAACAGCTAGAAGTGCTCAAGCTGCTCCGCGGCCAGGGGTTCAAGGGCTACATACACGTCCGCCTCATGCCCGGCATACCCAGGGACATGCTCAGGGAAGTCTCGCTATATGCCAACAAGTTTGGCGTGAACGCCGAGACGACCTGCGAGTCCAGGTACGATGAGATATGCCCCAACTTTGACTATAGGAATGATATCCTTGATAGGCTTAAGTGGACCCACGAGTTCGTGCTCAAGAGGAGAAAGGAGGTACACTATGGGGAGGGGATTGTGGGCGCGAATGATACCCAGTTTGTGGTGGGCGCATCTGGAGAGCCTGACAAAGAGATCATTCACACAATCGACCGCTTTAAGGCGGACTATGGGCTGCGTAGGCCTTACTTCATGAGCTTCGACCCGGTGCCAGGGACGCCCCTCTCTTCGAATAGGCCATCGCCGGTGTGGCGTGAGGCCAGGCTGTACCAGGTCTCTTATTTGCTAAAGGATTACGGCCTCAGGGCTAAAGACCTCGATATTATACTGGATGATAAAGGGTTTCTGCCCGACGAGGACCCAAAGCTATTGCTGGCCCATCATAACAGGGATATTTTCCCTGTAGACGTGAACGAAGCCCCATATGAAGACCTGATAAAGGTCCCGGGCATCGGTCCCGCAACGGCCCATCGCATCATCGCCAGCCGCCCCATAGAGGGCTACGCTGAGCTGGCAAGCATCGGCGTCGTCCTGAAGAGGGCACGGCCCTTCATAAAAGTAAAAAGCAGGCTACAAACGAGGCTGGAGGCGTTCGCGTGATAATCGGGTATAAAAAGGACGTCGACGGCGTATTAAGGGCGGCGATAGCGCTCAATAGGAACCCCGACGCCATCATGGTATGCGGTGCGAGCGCAAGAGAGCTCAAAGAAAAGCTCGCAATGTACGACGGCGAAGTCGTTCTTAACGTCGATGAGGTCGTCAAGGACGTGCCCTTCCACGTGAAGGCCGAGCTATGGGTAAAGTTTCCATCCTGTAGCCCTATGCAGCGCTCATTATCGCTGGGCTCTTACCTGACTTTTGCGCTGCGTAACCATAATTGCGTCCCTGACGAGCTGGTAAGGCTGATGGCCCGCTACT from Methanocella conradii HZ254 harbors:
- a CDS encoding helix-hairpin-helix domain-containing protein, whose amino-acid sequence is MGEKCFSLSERIKILSAGTKYDSCNQTVVCHTFTPDGRCIQLYKTLMTNRCLGECLYCPNRCGREVARTSLAPDEIARITWDLYRRNAIEGLFLSSGIVGDPEKTTQKQLEVLKLLRGQGFKGYIHVRLMPGIPRDMLREVSLYANKFGVNAETTCESRYDEICPNFDYRNDILDRLKWTHEFVLKRRKEVHYGEGIVGANDTQFVVGASGEPDKEIIHTIDRFKADYGLRRPYFMSFDPVPGTPLSSNRPSPVWREARLYQVSYLLKDYGLRAKDLDIILDDKGFLPDEDPKLLLAHHNRDIFPVDVNEAPYEDLIKVPGIGPATAHRIIASRPIEGYAELASIGVVLKRARPFIKVKSRLQTRLEAFA
- a CDS encoding DNA-directed DNA polymerase, with the translated sequence MKFRGWLLDVDYVVENGKPIIRMWCVDDSGKSAVIFDDSFEPYFYVVPYGDVPISVLENMSEEVGGETVRPVRVDIVDRKNFGVPIKCYRVFTKLPRDVPYLRELALKFGDVREADILFGVRYIIDRRLIPMGGIEAEGEPVSVDYAGLGMLCHNPKAFAREDEPPLKVMAFDCEMWNPRGMPDAAEDPIIIISIKTNREEKVLTATDEDDKGLIKEFIRYIRDYDPDVIVGYNQDSFDWPYINERAKKHKIKLSVCRDGSTPMFGRGGLQKKVKLVGRLNIDLFQAAQRDMDGVKVKTLENVADYLGVMNKEKRTYIPGGEIYRYWADSKRRDILIRYSKDDVESTYGIAGELLPLQFEFARMAHEPADNVSRMGRGRQVEAYLAYVAYEYGELIPSKGGEVETYVGGFVFPPVKGIHRNVAALDFSAMYPSIMIAYNISPDTVCKDCKDDCYPPAPEVGHCFKKAPEGFFTRILRSLVAHRAALKKKLAQTDRKDKSYRMLDIRQKTIKILTNAFYGYTGWAQAKWYRRECAEATSAWGRYFIKRASEIAQSMGMEVLYGDTDSLFVKLKDGGDLHAATGEFIRKVKEELPLDMDVDNFYRVIFFTEAKKRYAGLTSKGEIVVRGLEVRRGDWCELAKELQSQVIRIILEEEDPEKAVKFVKDTISEVREGKVQLDKLVIHKTLTKGFESYESVQAHVKAAERARELELSAAVGSKISYVIVKGPGITLGDRAYPVDMFIKFENGKLYAKDKAYELDVDYYIDKQIIPTALRILGYFGYTEDELKGRGVQGTLAQFF